From a region of the Polynucleobacter corsicus genome:
- the mrdA gene encoding penicillin-binding protein 2, whose amino-acid sequence MVSFKKPDLDSFQERIHIATLFVTFCFLLLITRLVWLQLVSHGKYALLAENNRIALVPAPANRGLLIDRNGIVIGRNYSALTLDVNAAELKGNVDELIDELSQIVLISPRDRRNFKRSFEDSRKMGTFPLRSMLTEAETARFMANRYRFPGVEIRARSFREYPYNELASHLIGYIGRVSQRDKEKMQAEIENSKADDPDALQTSFLPGIQYVGKIGLEQSYENVLRGVPGYDQVEITAGGKPVRTLSSSPSVPGKNVVLSVDIKLQYLVEQLYGNFRGAFVAIEPETGDILAFVSKPNFNPNDFVEGIDSVTWKELNDSPQKPLYNRPLKGIYPPGSTYKPFMALAALETKKRTPSQTISDPGYFDFGNHTFRDDKKGGHGIVDMQKSIVESCDTYYYLLARDMGVNMMHDFMKPFGFGQITGIDLQGESKGILPSTEWKKNTFKKPEQQKWYEGETISLGIGQGYNAFTILQLAHGMANLANNGIVMKPHLVKAIEDPFTRNRTLTTPKESYRIDLVPENIEVIKKAMVEVNNSGTSASVFKGTGYQVGGKTGTAQVFSLNSKEYKHGSTAEFLRDHALYIAFAPAEKPTIVIAMVVENAGFGAQYAAPIARKALDFYLEGKWPKEIPEWKRAP is encoded by the coding sequence ATGGTTTCATTTAAAAAACCAGATCTCGATTCGTTTCAAGAGCGCATTCATATTGCGACCTTGTTTGTCACCTTCTGCTTCTTATTGCTGATTACGCGATTGGTATGGCTGCAACTGGTAAGTCATGGCAAATATGCCTTATTGGCAGAAAACAACCGGATCGCTCTCGTACCTGCTCCAGCCAATCGGGGCCTGCTCATAGACCGAAATGGCATCGTGATTGGCAGAAACTATTCGGCATTGACCCTAGATGTGAATGCAGCAGAGCTTAAGGGAAACGTAGATGAGCTCATCGATGAACTCTCTCAAATTGTGCTGATTTCCCCAAGAGATCGTCGAAATTTCAAGCGCTCCTTTGAGGATTCCCGAAAAATGGGCACTTTTCCACTTAGATCGATGCTTACCGAGGCTGAAACAGCGCGATTTATGGCCAATCGCTACCGATTTCCGGGGGTTGAGATTCGTGCTCGCAGTTTCCGAGAGTACCCCTACAACGAGTTGGCCTCTCATTTAATTGGCTATATCGGACGCGTTTCTCAAAGAGACAAAGAGAAAATGCAGGCAGAAATTGAGAACTCTAAAGCGGATGATCCTGATGCACTTCAGACTTCTTTTTTGCCGGGCATTCAGTACGTCGGCAAGATTGGCTTAGAGCAAAGTTATGAAAACGTTTTACGTGGAGTGCCAGGATACGATCAAGTAGAAATTACCGCGGGCGGCAAGCCAGTGCGCACACTCTCTAGCTCGCCATCTGTGCCCGGAAAAAATGTGGTGCTGTCCGTTGATATCAAACTGCAGTACTTGGTAGAGCAACTCTACGGAAATTTCCGCGGTGCATTTGTAGCGATTGAGCCTGAGACTGGAGACATCCTAGCCTTTGTCTCTAAGCCAAACTTCAATCCCAATGACTTTGTTGAGGGCATTGATTCAGTAACTTGGAAAGAGTTAAACGACTCGCCACAGAAGCCACTCTATAACCGCCCGCTTAAAGGAATTTATCCACCGGGGTCAACCTATAAACCATTTATGGCACTCGCAGCTTTAGAAACCAAAAAGCGTACACCATCACAAACCATTTCAGATCCGGGTTATTTTGATTTTGGTAATCACACTTTCCGCGACGATAAAAAGGGTGGGCACGGTATTGTTGATATGCAGAAGTCGATTGTGGAATCTTGCGATACCTACTACTACTTGTTAGCACGTGACATGGGTGTCAACATGATGCATGACTTCATGAAGCCTTTTGGCTTTGGTCAAATTACTGGCATCGACTTACAGGGCGAATCCAAAGGCATACTTCCATCCACTGAGTGGAAGAAAAATACTTTTAAAAAGCCAGAGCAGCAAAAATGGTATGAAGGCGAAACAATTTCCCTTGGCATTGGTCAGGGCTATAACGCATTTACTATTTTGCAGTTAGCGCATGGCATGGCCAATTTAGCTAATAACGGTATTGTGATGAAGCCGCATTTAGTAAAGGCAATCGAAGATCCCTTTACAAGAAATCGTACTCTAACTACACCTAAAGAAAGTTATCGAATCGATCTCGTACCCGAGAATATTGAGGTGATTAAAAAAGCGATGGTTGAGGTAAATAATTCCGGAACCTCTGCATCTGTTTTTAAAGGTACCGGATACCAAGTTGGCGGCAAGACTGGAACAGCGCAGGTATTTAGCTTGAATTCGAAAGAATACAAGCACGGGTCTACTGCAGAATTTTTACGTGACCATGCTTTGTATATTGCTTTTGCCCCCGCAGAAAAACCGACAATCGTCATTGCGATGGTTGTAGAGAATGCAGGATTTGGCGCGCAATACGCTGCGCCGATTGCACGTAAAGCACTTGATTTTTATCTTGAAGGTAAATGGCCAAAGGAGATTCCTGAATGGAAAAGAGCGCCATAA
- the mreD gene encoding rod shape-determining protein MreD — protein MIDLQSGYILRPVNPVFIYFSLFCALLLNLLPIGNYGWVPDWLIICIVFWNIHQHRYVGVIIAFILGLLMDVHNSDLLGLHAFSYSLVAYLAISWHRRIIALTVLTQALHLIPIFLLVSLFPVLAHWLLSGEIYWWALTGAAQALIEALLWPLATRILLSPQRRPIDVDHNRPI, from the coding sequence ATGATCGATCTTCAAAGCGGCTATATTCTGCGTCCGGTAAATCCGGTCTTTATTTATTTCAGCCTGTTTTGTGCACTACTACTCAATCTATTGCCGATTGGTAATTACGGATGGGTTCCGGACTGGCTCATTATTTGTATCGTGTTCTGGAATATCCATCAGCATCGCTATGTCGGTGTCATCATTGCCTTCATTCTGGGCCTCTTGATGGATGTCCATAACTCTGACTTGCTAGGCCTTCATGCATTTAGCTACTCATTGGTGGCTTACCTTGCTATCTCTTGGCATCGTCGCATCATTGCTTTAACAGTTTTAACGCAAGCTCTGCATCTAATACCAATCTTCTTATTAGTCTCTTTATTTCCAGTGCTGGCTCATTGGTTATTGAGTGGCGAGATTTATTGGTGGGCTTTAACTGGTGCCGCTCAGGCTCTCATCGAGGCACTGCTGTGGCCTTTGGCAACACGTATCTTGTTGTCACCTCAACGTCGTCCCATTGACGTTGATCACAATCGCCCAATTTAA
- a CDS encoding HU family DNA-binding protein, whose product MYKELHLNKAELIAAIADDAEISKAKAEFALNSAIEQIIKAVTKGDSVQLIGFGTFSSGKRAARMGRNPKTGEPLKIAAAKTVKFSAGKAFKDSVNKRKK is encoded by the coding sequence ATCTATAAGGAGCTTCACTTGAACAAAGCAGAACTAATCGCAGCGATTGCTGACGACGCTGAGATCTCAAAAGCCAAAGCTGAATTTGCATTGAATTCTGCTATTGAGCAAATCATTAAAGCTGTTACTAAAGGCGACTCAGTACAACTGATCGGTTTCGGTACTTTTTCTTCTGGTAAGCGTGCTGCACGTATGGGCCGTAATCCAAAAACTGGTGAGCCACTCAAAATTGCTGCTGCTAAAACTGTTAAGTTTTCTGCTGGTAAAGCATTTAAAGATTCAGTTAACAAGCGTAAGAAGTAA
- a CDS encoding aspartyl/asparaginyl beta-hydroxylase domain-containing protein — MELRHVIFLIFVVSAIYVYFRGKVRFGLVRSLTDYQVLLAPINSLLYLFSKTKAGAFIPVADFPEMKPLQDHWQTIRDEALALNADGAIAAATGYNDIGFNSFFRTGWKRFHLYWYGKEMPSAQLQCPKTVAILKSIPSIKAAMFASLPPGATLVRHRDPYAGSLRYHIGLVTPNDPKCFINVDGEQYYWKDGEPVMFDETYIHYAANETDHQRIVLFCDVERPVHTKLVQLLNRWFGRYVMSAASSQNVEGEKVGFVNVLFKYFYHLRAQAKKLKAKHRSVYYIGKWVLILGILYAIFW, encoded by the coding sequence ATGGAACTTCGTCACGTCATTTTTCTAATTTTTGTTGTATCGGCTATCTATGTTTACTTTAGAGGGAAGGTGCGATTTGGCTTAGTTCGCTCTCTAACAGACTACCAAGTACTTTTAGCGCCAATCAACAGTCTGCTCTACTTGTTTTCAAAAACCAAGGCTGGGGCATTTATTCCAGTTGCAGACTTTCCCGAAATGAAGCCCCTGCAAGATCATTGGCAGACCATCCGTGATGAGGCACTAGCTTTGAATGCGGATGGCGCCATAGCAGCCGCTACGGGATACAACGATATTGGATTTAATTCCTTTTTTCGGACAGGCTGGAAGCGCTTTCACCTCTATTGGTATGGCAAAGAAATGCCATCAGCGCAGCTCCAATGCCCTAAAACTGTTGCCATCCTCAAATCAATCCCCTCGATCAAGGCGGCGATGTTTGCCTCATTGCCACCCGGGGCAACGCTAGTAAGGCACCGAGACCCCTATGCGGGCTCGCTACGCTATCACATTGGCCTAGTCACCCCAAATGATCCCAAGTGCTTTATTAATGTGGATGGAGAGCAGTATTACTGGAAAGATGGTGAGCCAGTGATGTTTGATGAGACTTACATCCACTATGCGGCCAACGAAACAGATCACCAACGCATTGTCTTATTTTGTGATGTAGAGCGGCCGGTTCACACTAAATTGGTGCAATTATTAAATCGCTGGTTTGGGCGTTACGTCATGAGCGCAGCCTCTTCCCAAAATGTTGAAGGGGAGAAGGTCGGCTTTGTAAATGTTCTCTTTAAGTATTTTTATCACCTTAGGGCGCAGGCCAAAAAGCTCAAAGCAAAACATCGCAGCGTGTATTACATCGGGAAATGGGTTTTAATTTTAGGAATTCTGTACGCCATATTTTGGTAA
- the rodA gene encoding rod shape-determining protein RodA yields MEKSAINKAKKIFLSIFSGLDRQLGLILLGLAGIGFITFLSASQNTPVRFEDELRNLALSFAVMWIVSRVPPKWLETTAVWIYGVGLALLIAVAIFGLIKKGARRWLNIGFVIQPSELMKIAMPLMLAWYFQKREGIQKSWDYGVAAIILGIPVLLIARQPDLGTALLVFAAGMYVIILAGLPWKWILPFVGLGAFGIILIIIFGSTICAQDVVWPLVHNYQKHRVCTLLDPSSDPLGKGFHTIQSMIAIGSGGFFGKGWFQGTQAHLEFIPEKHTDFVFAVFSEEFGLLGNLVMLALFFALIKRGLAISASAPNLFTRLLGASVTLIFFTYAFVNIGMVSGLLPVVGVPLPFISYGGTALVTLGFGAGILMSIHRHRRLVQS; encoded by the coding sequence ATGGAAAAGAGCGCCATAAACAAAGCAAAGAAAATATTTCTCAGTATTTTTAGTGGGCTCGATCGCCAGCTAGGCCTTATTCTACTTGGCTTAGCAGGCATTGGATTTATTACTTTCTTATCCGCAAGTCAAAATACGCCCGTTCGTTTTGAGGATGAGCTGCGTAACTTGGCACTTTCTTTTGCGGTCATGTGGATTGTTTCTCGCGTTCCACCAAAGTGGTTGGAGACGACTGCAGTATGGATTTATGGAGTCGGACTTGCGCTGCTGATCGCAGTCGCTATATTTGGATTGATTAAAAAAGGTGCAAGACGCTGGCTCAATATTGGTTTTGTGATTCAACCATCTGAGCTCATGAAAATTGCCATGCCACTCATGCTGGCTTGGTACTTCCAAAAACGGGAGGGCATTCAAAAGTCTTGGGACTATGGCGTCGCAGCAATCATTCTTGGTATTCCAGTGCTACTCATTGCGCGTCAACCTGACTTGGGTACCGCGCTCTTAGTGTTTGCTGCAGGCATGTATGTAATTATTCTTGCTGGATTGCCGTGGAAGTGGATCTTGCCGTTTGTTGGCCTTGGCGCTTTTGGAATCATTCTCATCATTATTTTTGGCAGCACCATTTGTGCCCAGGATGTTGTATGGCCGCTAGTTCATAACTACCAAAAACATCGGGTGTGCACCTTGCTCGACCCGAGCAGCGACCCACTTGGAAAAGGCTTTCACACCATTCAGTCGATGATTGCAATCGGCTCAGGTGGATTTTTTGGTAAAGGCTGGTTCCAGGGCACGCAAGCCCATCTCGAATTTATTCCCGAAAAACATACCGACTTTGTCTTTGCTGTTTTCTCGGAAGAGTTTGGCCTACTGGGTAATTTAGTGATGTTGGCACTTTTCTTCGCCTTGATTAAACGAGGCTTAGCCATCTCAGCTAGCGCACCCAATCTATTCACTCGTCTACTAGGCGCATCTGTCACGCTGATTTTCTTTACCTACGCCTTTGTCAACATCGGCATGGTGAGTGGTTTATTACCCGTGGTTGGAGTTCCACTACCGTTCATCAGTTATGGAGGAACTGCCTTAGTGACTCTGGGGTTTGGAGCCGGAATTTTGATGAGTATTCATCGGCATCGACGCTTAGTGCAAAGCTGA